Proteins co-encoded in one Methylomonas albis genomic window:
- the rsgA gene encoding ribosome small subunit-dependent GTPase A produces the protein MADLHQGLVVAHLGKGIAVEVSDHAGIAAEQLVLCQTLRKLDTVVVGDRVMLSMSSPEQGRIEQLLPRRSVLQRPSRGNDTRPVAANLDTIFIVFAAEPECDFLLLDQYLAICENCNIDAALVLNKVDLPLSPSIEAGLAYYQNLDYSLHRVSANQKIGIVGLQQVLAQRTSMFAGQSGVGKSSLTNALLPERNLKINSVSEITRHGRHTTTAATLYHLPGGGELIDSPGVAIFGLAGLSEGQLAWGYREFQPYISKCRFNDCRHVNDKDCAVRLAVEAGQIDSERYQRFLKLREKMPPGNRGN, from the coding sequence ATGGCCGATCTGCACCAGGGCTTGGTCGTCGCCCATCTCGGCAAAGGTATTGCTGTCGAAGTGAGCGACCACGCAGGAATCGCTGCCGAGCAACTCGTGCTTTGCCAAACGCTGCGCAAACTGGACACTGTGGTGGTCGGCGACCGGGTGATGTTATCCATGTCTTCGCCTGAGCAAGGCCGAATCGAGCAGCTCCTGCCCCGGCGTTCGGTATTGCAACGGCCCAGTCGCGGCAACGATACCCGGCCGGTAGCGGCTAATCTGGACACCATTTTCATCGTGTTCGCCGCCGAACCGGAATGCGATTTTCTGCTGCTGGACCAATATTTGGCGATCTGCGAAAACTGCAATATCGATGCTGCGCTAGTACTGAATAAAGTCGACCTGCCGCTGTCTCCCTCAATAGAAGCAGGATTAGCCTATTATCAAAACTTGGACTATAGCCTACACAGAGTCAGCGCCAATCAAAAAATCGGCATAGTCGGCTTGCAGCAGGTTTTGGCGCAACGAACCAGCATGTTCGCCGGCCAATCCGGGGTCGGCAAGTCGTCTTTGACTAACGCGCTATTGCCGGAGCGCAACTTGAAAATCAACAGCGTCTCGGAAATCACCCGCCATGGCCGCCATACCACCACGGCCGCGACACTGTACCATTTACCGGGCGGCGGCGAGTTAATCGACAGCCCCGGCGTCGCGATATTTGGCTTGGCCGGTTTGTCGGAAGGACAACTGGCTTGGGGTTATAGAGAGTTTCAGCCTTATATTTCCAAATGCCGTTTCAACGACTGCCGGCATGTCAACGACAAGGATTGCGCGGTGCGATTGGCGGTAGAAGCAGGTCAAATTGATTCCGAACGCTATCAGCGCTTTTTAAAACTCAGAGAAAAAATGCCGCCAGGCAATCGCGGCAACTAA
- a CDS encoding histidine triad nucleotide-binding protein, giving the protein MSDCLFCKMANGEIKPDVVYEDEQLLAFRDIHPQAPLHVLVIPKRHVANLNELDDAFLGGIMLQTAAKIATQFGYADSGYRTVFNCNGDGGQTVHHLHLHLLAGRQMHWPPG; this is encoded by the coding sequence ATGAGTGATTGTCTGTTTTGCAAGATGGCCAACGGTGAAATCAAGCCGGATGTGGTGTACGAAGATGAGCAACTATTGGCGTTCCGAGATATTCATCCGCAGGCGCCCTTGCATGTGCTGGTCATCCCGAAGCGGCATGTTGCCAATTTAAACGAGCTGGACGATGCATTTCTGGGTGGAATTATGCTGCAAACCGCCGCTAAAATCGCGACTCAGTTTGGTTATGCGGATAGCGGTTATCGGACGGTGTTCAACTGCAACGGCGATGGCGGACAGACTGTCCACCACTTACATCTGCATCTGCTGGCCGGCAGACAGATGCATTGGCCACCGGGTTGA
- the recR gene encoding recombination mediator RecR: MQNQGLLKELIQSLCCLPGVGPKSAQRMAFHLLQRNRDGGMQLSKMLAKAIAEIGHCRECRTLTEAELCEVCANPLRDSDTLCVVESPADVWVIDQATSFKGKYFVLHGRLSPLDGVGPDQLGFELLEQRMAAGRIKEIILATNSTVEGQATAHFIGEVAGKFNIRATRIAHGVPMGGELEFIDSGTLAHAFNGRREF; the protein is encoded by the coding sequence ATGCAAAACCAGGGATTGCTGAAAGAGTTAATCCAGAGCCTGTGCTGCTTGCCGGGCGTTGGGCCGAAATCGGCGCAACGCATGGCGTTTCATCTGTTGCAGCGCAATCGCGACGGCGGTATGCAGTTAAGCAAAATGCTGGCGAAAGCCATCGCTGAAATCGGCCATTGCCGCGAATGCCGAACCTTGACCGAAGCCGAGTTGTGTGAGGTCTGCGCCAACCCGTTGCGCGATTCGGACACCTTGTGTGTCGTCGAAAGTCCGGCCGATGTGTGGGTGATCGATCAGGCTACCAGCTTTAAAGGTAAATACTTTGTGCTGCACGGCCGCTTGTCGCCGCTGGATGGCGTCGGTCCAGATCAGCTTGGCTTCGAGTTATTGGAGCAGCGTATGGCGGCGGGACGCATCAAGGAAATCATCCTGGCCACCAATTCCACCGTGGAAGGTCAAGCCACCGCGCATTTCATTGGCGAAGTCGCCGGCAAATTCAATATCCGCGCCACCCGCATTGCTCACGGCGTACCGATGGGCGGCGAGCTGGAGTTTATCGACAGCGGCACTTTGGCGCACGCGTTCAACGGTCGCCGCGAATTTTAG
- a CDS encoding YbaB/EbfC family nucleoid-associated protein: MKNALAGIMQQAQKMQDNLKKAQEELGAMEVHGESGGGLVTIVMTGKREVRKVSIDPSLLSDDKDMLEDLVAAAINDAVHKVGKMKKEKMADVTAGIPLPPGFQMPF, translated from the coding sequence ATGAAAAATGCGCTAGCGGGCATTATGCAACAAGCCCAAAAAATGCAGGACAACTTAAAAAAAGCCCAGGAAGAGTTGGGTGCGATGGAAGTGCATGGCGAATCCGGCGGCGGCTTGGTGACGATTGTGATGACCGGTAAACGCGAGGTGCGTAAGGTCAGTATCGATCCGTCCCTGTTGAGCGACGACAAGGATATGCTGGAAGACTTGGTAGCGGCGGCAATCAACGACGCGGTGCATAAGGTCGGTAAAATGAAAAAAGAGAAAATGGCCGACGTCACCGCCGGTATCCCGCTTCCTCCCGGTTTTCAAATGCCGTTCTAA
- the dnaX gene encoding DNA polymerase III subunit gamma/tau: MAYQVLARKWRPSNFTQLVGQEHVSQSLMHALQHDRLHHAYLFTGTRGVGKTTVARILAKAINCENLKDFNPCGECSVCLAFEQGRFMDLIEVDAASRTKVEDTRDLLDNAQYAPNQGRYKVYLIDEVHMLSGHSFNALLKTLEEPPPHVKFLLATTDPHKIPVTVLSRCLQFNLKRLLPEQIDTQMQFILGQEQIAFEPAALKMLGRAADGSLRDGLSLLDQAIVYGSGSVTAEAVIGMLGTVAQQPIDDMLQALAAGDARALLAKVADIAELTPDFADILQQILRVLHRVALLQQMPDFVDQEFDKQLLDTLAKALLPEDVQLYYQIGLIGQRDLPLAPDPRSGFEMVMLRMLTFRPQAAEPHTLEPVKPAVLKPLTSVAVSAAPVLVEAKRIEEPRSAPAQATAKPGGWTDIIAALNISGRTRELANNCVLDGIDDSSCRLLLDPSFQQVGSKAEENLRAALQNYYGKSLKLVITQQAVQQMTPALEIQKAREDRQQAAVDSINTDENVQALKDTFGARIMPGSIEPLN, encoded by the coding sequence ATGGCTTATCAGGTTCTTGCCAGAAAATGGCGTCCCAGCAACTTCACTCAGCTTGTCGGTCAGGAGCATGTCAGCCAATCGCTGATGCATGCTTTGCAGCATGATCGATTGCATCACGCCTATCTGTTTACCGGTACGCGCGGCGTTGGCAAAACTACGGTGGCGCGGATTCTCGCCAAAGCCATCAACTGTGAAAATCTAAAAGATTTTAATCCCTGCGGCGAATGTTCGGTGTGTCTGGCCTTTGAGCAAGGCCGCTTCATGGACTTGATCGAAGTCGATGCCGCTTCCCGCACCAAAGTCGAAGATACTCGCGATCTACTCGACAATGCCCAATACGCGCCCAATCAAGGCCGCTACAAAGTTTATTTAATCGACGAAGTGCACATGCTGTCCGGGCATAGTTTCAACGCTTTGTTGAAGACCCTGGAAGAGCCGCCGCCGCACGTCAAATTTCTGCTGGCCACCACCGATCCGCATAAAATTCCGGTCACGGTGTTGTCGCGCTGTCTGCAATTCAATTTAAAACGATTATTGCCGGAGCAAATAGACACGCAGATGCAGTTTATCCTGGGGCAGGAGCAAATCGCTTTCGAGCCGGCTGCATTGAAAATGTTAGGTAGAGCCGCCGACGGCAGCTTGCGCGACGGCTTGAGTCTACTGGATCAGGCGATTGTTTATGGTAGCGGCAGCGTCACAGCCGAAGCGGTGATCGGCATGCTCGGCACCGTGGCTCAGCAACCCATCGACGACATGTTGCAGGCCTTGGCGGCTGGTGATGCACGGGCTTTGTTAGCAAAAGTTGCCGATATTGCGGAACTGACGCCGGATTTTGCCGATATTCTGCAACAAATACTGAGAGTATTGCACCGGGTGGCGCTGTTACAGCAAATGCCGGATTTCGTCGATCAGGAGTTTGATAAACAATTACTGGATACGCTGGCCAAGGCCTTATTACCGGAAGACGTGCAGCTGTATTATCAGATCGGTTTGATCGGTCAGCGCGATTTGCCGCTGGCACCCGATCCGCGTAGCGGTTTTGAAATGGTGATGCTGCGGATGTTGACTTTTCGGCCGCAAGCCGCAGAACCGCATACACTTGAGCCCGTCAAGCCGGCTGTGCTTAAGCCGCTTACCAGTGTGGCGGTGTCCGCGGCGCCAGTGCTAGTCGAGGCTAAACGGATTGAAGAGCCTCGCTCGGCACCTGCACAAGCAACCGCCAAGCCCGGCGGCTGGACGGACATTATCGCCGCGTTGAATATCAGCGGCCGTACCCGCGAGCTGGCGAATAACTGCGTGTTGGACGGCATCGACGATAGCAGTTGTCGGCTGTTGCTCGATCCGAGCTTCCAACAAGTCGGCAGCAAAGCCGAAGAAAACCTGCGTGCCGCGTTGCAAAATTATTACGGTAAATCCTTGAAGCTGGTGATCACTCAGCAAGCGGTTCAGCAAATGACGCCGGCGCTGGAAATACAAAAAGCGCGCGAAGATCGGCAGCAAGCGGCGGTCGATAGCATAAACACTGACGAGAATGTGCAGGCTTTAAAAGACACGTTTGGCGCCAGAATTATGCCTGGCAGTATCGAACCGCTTAATTAA
- the sppA gene encoding signal peptide peptidase SppA, with protein MVENNHDLPKDVAENNPGWEKSVLEKLAFAAIDEQKSARRWGIFFKLLTFAYLTVVLGIAIYPKLKGGIDSGTAEHVAIVDVVGQIVEGEAAGADTVIEGLRDAAKDKNTKAIILNINSPGGSPVQSAYIYDEIKRLKVVHPQLPIYSVVGDMCASGGYYVAAASDKIFVNQASIIGSIGVIMNGFGFTNVLDKLGVERRLLTAGAHKAMLDPFSPVNQQENKHMQSLLDQVHLQFIDAVKKGRGKRLKDAETPDMFSGLVWTGAEGVRLGLADDFGSVDSVARDQFGTEETVNFTPQERLIDRLAGRFGASFGHAIASSLPIPSIQ; from the coding sequence ATGGTGGAGAATAATCACGATCTTCCCAAAGATGTTGCTGAAAACAATCCTGGCTGGGAAAAATCCGTGCTGGAGAAATTGGCGTTTGCCGCGATCGACGAACAGAAATCGGCTCGGCGCTGGGGGATATTTTTTAAGCTGTTGACGTTTGCTTATCTGACAGTAGTGCTGGGTATAGCGATTTATCCGAAGCTTAAGGGTGGTATTGATTCCGGTACAGCCGAGCATGTGGCTATCGTCGATGTAGTGGGGCAGATTGTCGAAGGAGAGGCTGCCGGCGCCGACACGGTAATCGAGGGCTTGCGCGATGCGGCCAAAGATAAAAATACCAAGGCTATCATCCTGAATATTAACTCACCCGGCGGCAGTCCGGTGCAGTCGGCATACATTTACGACGAGATTAAGCGTTTGAAAGTCGTGCATCCGCAGTTGCCGATTTATTCGGTAGTTGGCGACATGTGCGCATCAGGCGGTTATTACGTTGCGGCTGCAAGCGACAAGATATTCGTGAATCAGGCCAGCATCATCGGCTCTATCGGCGTAATCATGAACGGTTTCGGCTTTACCAATGTATTGGACAAGCTGGGTGTCGAGCGGCGTTTGTTGACCGCAGGCGCACACAAAGCCATGCTCGATCCCTTCTCGCCGGTCAATCAGCAAGAAAACAAACATATGCAGTCTTTACTGGATCAAGTGCATCTACAATTTATCGATGCGGTTAAGAAGGGGCGCGGTAAGCGGTTGAAAGACGCCGAAACGCCGGATATGTTTTCCGGGTTGGTTTGGACCGGTGCGGAAGGCGTCAGATTGGGGCTGGCTGACGATTTCGGTAGTGTCGATAGCGTGGCGCGCGATCAGTTCGGCACAGAAGAAACGGTGAATTTTACCCCCCAAGAACGTTTGATCGACCGCTTGGCCGGCAGGTTCGGCGCCTCTTTTGGGCATGCTATTGCCAGCAGTTTGCCTATCCCGTCTATACAGTAG
- a CDS encoding HAD family hydrolase, producing the protein MKNRFDLIIFDWDGTLMDSVDWIVHCIQQAAMRCGFAVPTSQAVRDIVGLSIENAMKQLFPDEDSESRQKIAADYAKTFFTKQIGPDDLFPGVHDMLRQFRSQGYRLAVATGKKSTGLHTAITATGVAELFCTTRCADQTASKPNPLMLEEIIVELDVAKQRTLMVGDSVHDLQMALNAQVASIGVTCGAHPATTLQKYKPLLCLNYPTDLIGII; encoded by the coding sequence ATGAAAAACCGCTTTGATTTAATCATTTTCGATTGGGATGGCACTTTAATGGATTCGGTGGACTGGATCGTGCATTGTATTCAGCAGGCGGCGATGCGTTGCGGCTTTGCGGTGCCGACCTCGCAGGCGGTCAGGGACATCGTCGGCTTGAGCATCGAGAACGCGATGAAACAGCTGTTTCCCGATGAAGATAGCGAAAGTCGCCAAAAAATTGCCGCCGATTACGCGAAAACTTTTTTTACCAAACAGATCGGTCCTGACGACTTGTTTCCCGGTGTACATGACATGCTGAGGCAATTTCGTAGCCAAGGTTATCGCTTGGCGGTGGCGACCGGCAAGAAAAGTACGGGTTTACATACGGCGATCACGGCCACCGGTGTTGCCGAGCTGTTTTGTACCACGCGGTGCGCCGATCAGACTGCTTCCAAGCCCAATCCGCTGATGCTGGAAGAAATTATTGTGGAGTTGGATGTGGCTAAGCAGCGTACCTTGATGGTCGGCGATTCTGTGCATGATTTGCAGATGGCTTTAAATGCGCAAGTTGCGTCAATCGGCGTTACCTGTGGTGCGCACCCTGCGACAACCTTGCAAAAGTACAAGCCTTTGTTGTGTTTGAACTACCCCACCGACTTAATCGGAATCATATAG